The DNA region TCAGTCGTCACACCTGAGTCATGGAGATAGTTGATCTCCTTTACCAGCGATTTAGGATTGACAACTACACCATTACCGATGACCGAAATTTTTTCTGGGAAGAAAATTCCTGACGGAATCAAATGCAGCTTGTACTTGGTACCATCAATCACAATAGTATGTCCTGCATTATCACCACCTTGATAGCGTGCAATGACCTCGGCATTAGCAGACAGGAAGTCCGTAATTTTACCTTTACCCTCATCGCCCCATTGGGTTCCTACAACAACTACTGATGTCATATCCACTCTTTTTCTGAACCATACGGTTCAGCCTTTCTTCTACTTCTGGCGGGAATTTCACCCACAAGTTTCGTTCCACACATCATTCTACCAAAAAACGAACATTTTTTCAAGATTTTTAAATATATTTGCAAATAACGGACTTTTTTTATATTTTTAAATCATTTCACTCTAAAAAACGATTGAATATGCGTTTGTTGCTCGATTATTTTAGTTTTTGGTACAGATTCCCGAAGTCCTTTTCTTCTCGTTAGTAGCAAGCTCCATTTTTAGAAAAACGTAGCAAAAATTTGTATTTGCTTGCCAATCTAGATAAAATGAGAATAAGAATTGACAGAACAGAAAATATGAAGGATCTAGATTCAGTATGTTACACAAATTACCCTCAAATAGCCCTATTCTTCAAGCTACCTTTGGCATTGAGCGCGAATCTCTCCGCATCAATCAAGAAAATCGGGTAGCTCAGACACCTCATCCCCCCGAACTAGGCTCTCGCTCTTTTCATCCCTATATCCAGACAGATTACAGTGAGTCACAGTTAGAATTGATTACACCTATAGCTCACTCGACCAGAGAAGCTCGACGATTTTTGGAAGCTATTACGGATGTGGCTGCCCGTTCTATGGATAGAGATGAATACCTTTGGCCCTTGTCCATGCCACCTATTGTCACAGAAGAGGATATTCGGATTGCTCAACTGGAAGACGACTATGAGTATCAATACCGGGTCGGCTTGGCAAAACGCTATGGCAAGCTCCTCCAGTCTGTGTCTGGTGTTCATTATAACTTCGAGCTGGGCAAAGACCTAACTCAAAAACTCTTTGAAGTAAGTGAACAAACAGATTTTGTTGCCTTTAAGAACGCTCTTTATCTCAAATTGGCACAAAATTTCCTCAACTACCGCTGGTTCTTAACTTATCTATATGGAGCAAGCTGTCTGGCAGAAAAAGGTTTTTTTAAAGATAATATCGGTTGTGTTCGTTCTATCCGTAACTCTAAATATGGCTATGTCAATGCAGAGGATATACATATTTCTTTTTCTTCTTTAGAAAAGTACGTATCCGACATTGAACAGGCTGTGGCGACTGGACAACTCTCTGCTGAAAAGGAATTTTACTCAGCTGTCCGTCTGAGAGGTGCCAGAACGAGCCGAGACTATCTCAGTGAGGGGATCTCTTACTTGGAATTTCGTACATTTGATCTCAACCCCTTTGATCCACTTGCTATTAGTCAAGAAACTCTTGATACTGTTCACTTATTCATCTTAGCTCTTCTCTGGTTAGACCAACTAGGAGACATTGATACTGCTTTAGCAGAAGCCGAGCAATTGAATAATCTGATTGCTCTTAGTCATCCATACAGTCCGTTACCAGTCCAAGCGGATACCACTCCTATCCTAACTGCTATGAAGGCTATCGTGACTCACTTCGGACTAGATGATTACTATAGCCAGCTCATCGCTCAGGTGGAGGTGGCTCTTCTCGACCCTCGTCTGACCCTTTCTGGAAGAATAGCAGAGCTAGTTGAGAACGACTCTTTGGAAACATTTGGTCAGCAGCAAGGCCGAGCTTTTCATGATTATGCTTGGACGGCCCCCTATGCTCTAAAAGGCTACGAAAACATGGAACTCTCAACCCAGATGATCCTCTTTGATGCTATTCAACTAGGCTTACATGTTGAGATTATGGACGAAGAAGACCAGTTTCTCAAACTTTGGCATGGCAACCATGTCGAATATATCAAAAATGGTAACATGACTTCCAAAGATAACTACGTCATTCCACTAGCCATGGCCAACAAAGTAGTTACCAAGAAAATCTTGGACCAGGCCGGTTTTCCAGTACCTACGGGAGCAGAATTTTCTAACAAATCCGATGCCCTGCGTTATTATGGACAAATAGCTAGCTCTGCCATTGTTGTCAAACCAAAATCAACCAACTTTGGTCTAGGTATTTCCATCTTCCAAGAGCCAGCCAGTCTATCAGACTATGAAAAAGCACTAGATATCGCTTTTTCAGAAGATAAGCATGTGCTGGTGGAAGAGTTTATCGCAGGTACCGAATACCGCTTTTTTATCCTTGATGGTAAATGCGAGGCCGTCCTCCTTCGCGTCGCAGCCAATGTAGTCGGGGATGGACATTCTACCATCCGTGAATTGGTTGAGAAAAAGAATCAGGATCCACTTCGTGGCTATGATCATCGCTCTCCTCTTGAAATAATCCATCTAGGTGCCATTGAACTCCTGACATTGGAACAGCAAGGCTACCAGCCAGAAACCATCTTGCCAAAGGGAAGTCAGGCCTTTCTGCGTGGTAATTCTAATATTTCAACCGGTGGAGATTCTATTGACGTGACCGACCAGATGGATGATAGCTACAAGCAATTAGCAGCAGACATGGCAACGGCCATGGGAGCTTGGGTCTGCGGTGTAGACCTGATCATTCCTGACTTGAATCAAGTATCAACCAAAGAGCAGCCAAACTGTACCTGTATCGAGCTAAATTTTAATCCGGCCATGTACCTGCACACCTATACCTATGCTGGCCCAGGACAGGTTATCACTTCTAAAATACTGAAAAAATTATTCCCAGAACTATGATGTCTTTGCATCGAGATACTTTTCTACTATCTCGGTGCTTTTCTATTTTTTATGAGATGTTTTCCCATCCTTATTTGTTTTTCATTCGTTTTTCACTCCAATTTCAACTATTTTCTTTATATTTTTTTATTTATTTTCAAAAAATACGGATTTTATCTAAAAAAACATATCCAAAATGACTTATTTTTTGTTAAACTATATATATCAGAACTACAGATGTTTCTACAGCATCATTCAGATAAAAGGAGTTTTAGTATGAAGATTAGAAAACGCTCTCTCTTCTCTACTGTCGGTTCTATAGTGGTGACGGCTGGATTATTATTCAGCTTAACTTCCTCAACCATAGCCTCTGTCCATGCCACTGAGGTAGCGATAGAAAACTATCCAACGCTTGCCACTACAAAGTCAGAAGTGACTGTACAAGGTTATCTTATTGCTCCACTCAACAGTAGTGGAACAGCTTTTGATTCAAGTAATAAGACCAATCTTGCTCTCGGAGCTAGTATGGACACAGCCGCTTCTAATACCATTCCTGTTCAATTAAAAGAGCCGCTGCGTTCCCAATTCAACCTCGTTGATCATCCAGAATTGATTGGAAAACTGGTCCGTATCACAGGAACTAGCGACACCTATATGAAACGAGCTGGGATTAAGCCAGCTACAAGCATTGAAATCGTTGACAATTCTTCAGCAACTATTCAACCAGTAGCTGACAAAGGGTTACCAGAAGAAGCAAGTAGTCTAGCTTCTACTCCGCTTACTACAGTTCGTTCAGGAAAGCAAGGGACAGCATACACCGTCTCTGGTAAAATCATCAGTCGAGTCAACGGTTGGGGCGGCAATGGTTTCTATCTTCAGGGAGCTGATGGAGCTGGAATCTACGTCTATCCTGGTTCTGCCTTAGGCTATCAACTAGGCGATACAGTCCAGTTGACAGGAACTCTCGGTGGATTCCACGGTGAACTTCAATTAACTAAAGTTAGCCAGCACAAAAAAATATCTGAAGCCATCAATACTCCCACTGCGGAAACAAGTATCGCTCAATTATCAACCAATCAGCAAGCAACATTGGTTGCTCTAAAAAATGTAACAGTCGGTGATATACAAAGTGACAGCTACCAAAATTCAACCTTTACCGTTGCAGATTCGCAAGGGCAGTCTGTTGAAGTGCGTTTGGATAGCCGAACTGGGATTAAGAGTGCCGAGCTTTTAAATCATGTTGGCAAGGGCGATAAAATCAATCTAACCGCTATTCTCTCCACGTATGATGGCAAGGTGCAACTCAAACCATTTGACCTTACACATTTTGAAGTACTCAAAAAAGCACCGACTGAAACAGAACCTAGCAAAACTGAAAGTGTGACTGTAGGTCAGATTCAAGGCGCCAGCCACCAATCTCCCTTCATCAATAAATCAGTTACTATTAAAAACGTTGTAGTGACCTACGTTGCTTCTGCCAATAACTTCTACGTTCAAGACATTACACCAGATGGAGATCCAAAGACATCTGATGGAATCAATATCTTTACTGATAAATTGAAGACCCAAGTTAAGGTTGGAGACGTATTGACAATCACGGGTAGGGTTGAGGAATACCTAGGAAAAGGCTATGCCGAACGTGATAAAACGGATTTGACCATCACCCAAATCCGTGCAAATAAAGTCACTGTTGATGGGAATGCACCGGTTCCGGCGCCGGTAGTAATCGGTAAGGATAGAAACATTCCAGCAGATATTATTGACAACGATGGCTTTGCTCAATTCGATCCTGAACAAGATGCACTTGACTTTTGGGAATCTCTTGAGGGAATGGTTGTAGCAGTAGACGATGCCAAGATCCTTGGACCTATGAAACACAAGGAAATCTATGTTACTCCTGCCAACAGTCCATTTATTTTAAACAACGTTGGCGGTGTTAATTTACGCCCTGATGGTAATAATACCAATATCATCCCGCTTCTTCTAAAAAATGGAAAACAGATCATCAAATCAGGAGATTACTTCACTGGTCGTATTGTAGGACCTGTCACTTATTCCTACACCAACTACAAGGTGTATGTGGATGATAGTACCTTACCTGCTCTGCACGAAGGACCTACAAAACCTGAAATAACCCACATTGTCTCAAGCGAAGACAAACTAACCATCGCTTCTTACAACATCGAAAACTTCTCTGCCAATAGCAAGTCTACCTCAGATGCTAAAGTTCAACGCATTGCTAAGTCTTTTGTTTCCGATCTCCATTCTCCAGATATTATCGGTCTGATTGAGGTACAGGACAACAACGGTGCGACCAATGA from Streptococcus ruminantium includes:
- the gshAB gene encoding bifunctional glutamate--cysteine ligase GshA/glutathione synthetase GshB, coding for MLHKLPSNSPILQATFGIERESLRINQENRVAQTPHPPELGSRSFHPYIQTDYSESQLELITPIAHSTREARRFLEAITDVAARSMDRDEYLWPLSMPPIVTEEDIRIAQLEDDYEYQYRVGLAKRYGKLLQSVSGVHYNFELGKDLTQKLFEVSEQTDFVAFKNALYLKLAQNFLNYRWFLTYLYGASCLAEKGFFKDNIGCVRSIRNSKYGYVNAEDIHISFSSLEKYVSDIEQAVATGQLSAEKEFYSAVRLRGARTSRDYLSEGISYLEFRTFDLNPFDPLAISQETLDTVHLFILALLWLDQLGDIDTALAEAEQLNNLIALSHPYSPLPVQADTTPILTAMKAIVTHFGLDDYYSQLIAQVEVALLDPRLTLSGRIAELVENDSLETFGQQQGRAFHDYAWTAPYALKGYENMELSTQMILFDAIQLGLHVEIMDEEDQFLKLWHGNHVEYIKNGNMTSKDNYVIPLAMANKVVTKKILDQAGFPVPTGAEFSNKSDALRYYGQIASSAIVVKPKSTNFGLGISIFQEPASLSDYEKALDIAFSEDKHVLVEEFIAGTEYRFFILDGKCEAVLLRVAANVVGDGHSTIRELVEKKNQDPLRGYDHRSPLEIIHLGAIELLTLEQQGYQPETILPKGSQAFLRGNSNISTGGDSIDVTDQMDDSYKQLAADMATAMGAWVCGVDLIIPDLNQVSTKEQPNCTCIELNFNPAMYLHTYTYAGPGQVITSKILKKLFPEL
- a CDS encoding DUF6359 domain-containing protein; the encoded protein is MKIRKRSLFSTVGSIVVTAGLLFSLTSSTIASVHATEVAIENYPTLATTKSEVTVQGYLIAPLNSSGTAFDSSNKTNLALGASMDTAASNTIPVQLKEPLRSQFNLVDHPELIGKLVRITGTSDTYMKRAGIKPATSIEIVDNSSATIQPVADKGLPEEASSLASTPLTTVRSGKQGTAYTVSGKIISRVNGWGGNGFYLQGADGAGIYVYPGSALGYQLGDTVQLTGTLGGFHGELQLTKVSQHKKISEAINTPTAETSIAQLSTNQQATLVALKNVTVGDIQSDSYQNSTFTVADSQGQSVEVRLDSRTGIKSAELLNHVGKGDKINLTAILSTYDGKVQLKPFDLTHFEVLKKAPTETEPSKTESVTVGQIQGASHQSPFINKSVTIKNVVVTYVASANNFYVQDITPDGDPKTSDGINIFTDKLKTQVKVGDVLTITGRVEEYLGKGYAERDKTDLTITQIRANKVTVDGNAPVPAPVVIGKDRNIPADIIDNDGFAQFDPEQDALDFWESLEGMVVAVDDAKILGPMKHKEIYVTPANSPFILNNVGGVNLRPDGNNTNIIPLLLKNGKQIIKSGDYFTGRIVGPVTYSYTNYKVYVDDSTLPALHEGPTKPEITHIVSSEDKLTIASYNIENFSANSKSTSDAKVQRIAKSFVSDLHSPDIIGLIEVQDNNGATNDGTTDASQSAARLIAAIKAIGGPDYTYADIAPENNKDGGQEGGNIRVGFLYNPNRVSLSDKPIGTATQAVAWENGELNLSLGRIAPTNPAWTAVRKTLAAEFIFKGEKVIVLANHLNSKRGDNGLYGKVQPVSFASEAKRHILSQLLADFTKTGLAQNPNANIVMLGDFNDYEFSKTVEIIETGGMANLVSRHDAADRFSYFYNGNNQSLDNILVSTNLLNRYAFDMVHVNSAFMEEHGRASDHDPLLVQLDLTKAQKPANPAPDNNHTGENTKNSKPNTDNTNVGIKDKDTNKSNKQITNPTTIRTDKKATQKKVLPRTGQQTSFILISLGLLTLSLAFTNSRKDP